One Gimesia aquarii DNA segment encodes these proteins:
- a CDS encoding chloride channel protein, whose translation MISIKKLSSLLRFFDLRTSGKWFVLSCLIGIVAGLGAITFDALIQFVEHYSLVSIAGFDDPQTIGEHTIFETEGNEAIFSPWLVLLIITLGGLASGVIVYNFAPEAEGHGTDAAIDAFHTKRGIIPLRVPIVKTIASALTLGTGGSGGREGPIAQIGAGFGSWVASALKLSERDRRILLAAGVGAGIGAIFRAPLAGALFAAEILYSDADFESDVIVPAAMSSIIAYSVYCLSLPADLQFLPLFGNGLHHSVDSHGELIPYTILSIILSLSAAFYVKTFYGTAGLFKKLPIKPMFRPAIGAFLTGLVGIGMYYLYGKDVRALAVLSTGYGFLQDALTSAKSLGIPLLLSIAFVKIFTTSLTIGSGGSGGVFGPSMIIGGCVGTATGLFFQQLWPDLITQPEAFGLVGMAGFFAGAAHAPISTIIMVSEITGNYALLLPTMLASTLCFVLCQKVHLYQKQYPSRLDSPAHRGDFLVDVLEGSRISDVFDPGRKIQLIPESKSLDEIVHSLAGTQQHYFPVIDKEGKMVGIFSEDDVRAYLYDETIWKLALARDIMKPDFAKISPDDDLNTALQRFTAINVEALPVVDQNDPGILLGMLTRKEMIGYYNQQLIKHKRAHVENSN comes from the coding sequence ATGATATCTATTAAAAAATTGAGTTCTCTACTCAGATTCTTTGATCTGAGGACTAGTGGCAAATGGTTTGTTCTTTCCTGTCTGATTGGAATTGTAGCAGGTCTTGGGGCAATCACCTTCGATGCCCTGATTCAGTTTGTCGAACATTATTCTCTTGTTTCTATTGCTGGCTTTGATGATCCACAAACAATCGGCGAACATACTATATTTGAAACCGAAGGAAACGAGGCAATCTTTTCGCCTTGGTTAGTGTTACTGATCATTACCTTAGGAGGATTGGCTTCAGGTGTTATCGTCTACAATTTTGCTCCGGAAGCAGAAGGCCATGGAACAGACGCTGCGATTGACGCCTTTCATACGAAACGTGGAATTATTCCTCTCCGTGTTCCGATTGTCAAAACGATTGCTTCCGCGCTGACTTTGGGAACAGGAGGGTCTGGCGGACGCGAAGGACCAATTGCACAAATCGGTGCTGGTTTTGGTTCCTGGGTAGCATCCGCTTTAAAGCTTTCAGAACGCGATCGTAGGATTTTACTGGCGGCGGGAGTCGGTGCAGGTATTGGAGCGATTTTTCGTGCTCCTCTGGCGGGAGCGTTATTCGCCGCAGAGATTCTCTATAGTGACGCTGATTTCGAGTCTGATGTCATTGTTCCTGCAGCGATGTCTTCTATTATTGCTTACTCCGTCTATTGCCTTTCATTACCGGCGGACCTCCAATTTTTACCTCTTTTTGGTAATGGCTTACATCATAGTGTTGATTCTCATGGAGAACTAATTCCCTACACGATTTTGTCAATTATCCTTAGCCTCTCTGCGGCATTTTACGTTAAGACATTTTATGGCACGGCCGGGTTATTCAAAAAATTACCAATTAAGCCTATGTTTAGGCCAGCGATCGGGGCCTTTTTAACTGGGTTGGTTGGTATTGGGATGTATTATCTTTACGGCAAGGATGTGCGTGCATTAGCAGTTTTGTCAACGGGATATGGTTTTCTCCAAGATGCATTGACTTCTGCAAAAAGTTTGGGGATTCCCCTCTTGCTCTCTATTGCCTTTGTGAAAATATTTACGACATCGTTGACGATTGGGTCTGGAGGCTCTGGAGGCGTTTTTGGCCCATCTATGATTATTGGTGGTTGTGTAGGTACGGCAACGGGACTCTTTTTTCAGCAGCTTTGGCCTGATTTAATCACACAACCAGAAGCATTTGGCCTTGTTGGAATGGCTGGTTTCTTTGCCGGGGCTGCGCATGCACCGATATCGACGATTATTATGGTTTCTGAAATTACTGGGAATTATGCGTTGCTATTACCGACCATGCTCGCGTCAACATTGTGTTTTGTACTCTGCCAGAAAGTGCATCTCTATCAAAAGCAGTATCCCAGTCGACTTGACTCACCCGCGCATCGTGGGGACTTTCTAGTTGATGTTCTTGAAGGTAGTCGCATTTCGGACGTATTTGATCCAGGAAGAAAGATACAGTTAATTCCTGAATCCAAATCATTGGATGAAATCGTACATTCCCTGGCTGGAACTCAGCAACATTATTTTCCTGTGATTGACAAGGAAGGAAAAATGGTCGGAATTTTTTCTGAGGATGATGTACGGGCTTATTTGTATGATGAGACTATTTGGAAGTTGGCTCTAGCACGTGATATCATGAAACCCGATTTTGCGAAGATCAGCCCTGATGATGATTTGAATACAGCTTTACAACGATTTACTGCGATCAATGTCGAGGCATTACCTGTTGTAGATCAGAATGACCCCGGAATTCTGCTGGGAATGCTCACTCGTAAAGAAATGATTGGTTATTACAACCAGCAATTAATAAAACATAAACGGGCTCATGTAGAGAATTCCAACTAG
- the tsaB gene encoding tRNA (adenosine(37)-N6)-threonylcarbamoyltransferase complex dimerization subunit type 1 TsaB — protein sequence MENSQFYLGIETSERSGSIAILSSAQQIVQNKLQQQGRKHAQTLVAEVKKVLNQLELSPDQITGIGVSIGPGSFTGLRIGATFAKTFAYVTGCPVIGIDTFEAIALNCPPEISETYVISNAQRGDLFVGKYVKISEYQWQRSSEIALWEIDRFCHSLKPKDTINGPGIELLQTSLLPECRILQPEYRNPTASKISLITAQILQKSQPAEYASLNEVWDLTPFYLRKSAAEEKWDAQQKNDNENYQ from the coding sequence GTGGAAAATTCCCAGTTTTATTTAGGTATCGAGACATCAGAACGAAGTGGATCAATTGCGATCCTCAGTTCTGCCCAGCAAATTGTGCAAAATAAATTACAGCAACAGGGACGAAAACACGCGCAAACTCTGGTCGCTGAAGTAAAAAAAGTATTAAATCAACTGGAATTAAGTCCTGACCAAATTACCGGCATTGGAGTGAGCATAGGACCTGGCAGCTTTACGGGATTAAGAATTGGTGCCACTTTCGCAAAAACATTCGCATACGTAACCGGTTGTCCCGTAATCGGAATTGATACATTTGAAGCAATTGCCCTCAATTGCCCGCCTGAAATTAGCGAAACCTACGTGATTTCCAACGCACAACGAGGCGATCTTTTTGTTGGCAAGTATGTAAAAATCTCAGAATATCAGTGGCAGAGAAGTTCTGAGATTGCATTATGGGAAATCGACAGGTTCTGCCATAGTCTGAAACCAAAAGATACAATCAACGGTCCTGGAATCGAGTTACTGCAGACCTCATTGCTACCAGAGTGTCGGATATTACAACCAGAATATAGAAATCCGACTGCATCAAAAATCTCGCTGATTACAGCTCAAATCCTACAGAAATCTCAGCCTGCAGAATACGCTTCCCTCAATGAGGTATGGGATCTAACCCCTTTTTATCTGAGAAAAAGTGCGGCCGAAGAAAAATGGGACGCCCAGCAAAAAAATGACAACGAAAATTATCAATAA
- a CDS encoding DUF6793 family protein: MALYEIETNAHIMVGWANTQEEAENAAQENYPEDEILRVTRRPRDMWVISKRLLGIEGHTEPCDMARECLFRASGDKVHAIRLYMRDTGSDLHEAQLAIETNMSVGW, translated from the coding sequence ATGGCTCTTTATGAGATTGAAACAAACGCTCATATCATGGTGGGTTGGGCAAATACTCAAGAGGAAGCGGAAAATGCTGCTCAAGAGAATTATCCCGAAGATGAGATTCTGAGGGTCACTCGCCGTCCTCGTGATATGTGGGTCATTTCAAAGCGTCTGCTAGGTATTGAAGGGCACACTGAACCTTGTGATATGGCTCGTGAATGTCTTTTCCGTGCCTCAGGTGATAAAGTACATGCCATCAGACTTTATATGCGAGATACAGGGTCTGATCTGCATGAGGCACAACTGGCAATCGAAACCAATATGTCAGTTGGTTGGTAG
- a CDS encoding amidohydrolase family protein gives MIIQGTLVSSSGTGNNQIRIENDRIVEVGSNLGKADFSFSEHCLIFAGMGDIHIHARDDIGESQTYKEDFCTASAAAINGGVVHVADMPNNPVPPITDESYREKVLHLEKRNPTIHFTLYAGIGPGTKPLSFAVPYKAYMGPSVGDLYFKTLEQLDETLSHYRGANVSFHCEDPILLEEHAVAATHEERRPPQCEVSATRFALQMIEKYDLKGKLCHYSVGEGLPLIREARSRGVNVTCEVTPHHLYFDQSDLTDQNRGKMQMNPPLRTISDRHAMLDALRDGTLDYLATDHAPHTLDENEQGVSGQPHLDTYGAFVTWLILDQNFSPQQAASFCSENPGNFVNPYVAPKKFGKIEAGYTASLTVLNMKEPITIQRKDMKTKCGWSPFEGITFPGSVESVFVEGQKVR, from the coding sequence ATGATCATACAAGGAACTCTCGTCAGTTCTTCAGGCACAGGGAACAACCAAATTCGGATCGAAAACGATCGGATTGTTGAGGTAGGCTCAAACCTGGGTAAAGCAGATTTCTCTTTTTCAGAGCATTGCCTTATTTTTGCTGGCATGGGTGATATCCATATCCATGCCCGAGATGATATTGGCGAATCTCAAACCTATAAAGAAGATTTTTGTACCGCAAGTGCTGCAGCAATTAATGGTGGTGTTGTACATGTTGCTGACATGCCCAATAATCCTGTTCCACCTATCACAGATGAAAGCTACCGAGAAAAGGTGCTACATCTGGAAAAACGAAATCCTACAATTCATTTCACGCTTTATGCAGGCATCGGACCGGGAACAAAACCACTTTCATTTGCAGTTCCTTATAAAGCGTATATGGGACCCAGCGTTGGAGATCTTTATTTCAAGACTCTGGAGCAACTTGATGAAACCCTTTCTCATTATCGCGGCGCTAACGTAAGCTTTCATTGTGAAGATCCTATTTTACTAGAAGAACATGCTGTTGCAGCCACGCATGAAGAGAGAAGACCCCCGCAATGTGAAGTTTCCGCGACACGATTTGCTCTCCAAATGATTGAAAAGTATGATCTCAAAGGAAAATTATGCCATTATTCGGTAGGTGAAGGGTTACCATTAATTCGGGAAGCGAGAAGCCGTGGCGTAAATGTCACCTGTGAAGTAACCCCCCATCATTTGTATTTTGATCAATCTGATCTAACTGATCAAAACCGTGGAAAAATGCAAATGAATCCACCATTGCGTACCATTTCAGATCGTCACGCGATGCTGGATGCACTTCGTGATGGGACTTTAGATTATCTCGCTACCGACCATGCTCCCCATACTCTGGACGAAAACGAGCAGGGGGTTTCAGGACAACCTCACCTGGATACTTACGGTGCGTTTGTGACCTGGCTGATACTCGATCAAAATTTCTCCCCACAGCAAGCGGCTAGCTTTTGTTCTGAAAACCCCGGAAACTTTGTAAATCCTTATGTCGCTCCTAAGAAGTTCGGAAAAATCGAAGCTGGATATACAGCAAGCCTGACCGTGCTTAACATGAAAGAGCCGATTACAATCCAGCGCAAGGACATGAAAACCAAATGCGGTTGGTCTCCTTTTGAAGGAATCACATTCCCCGGTTCCGTCGAATCAGTCTTTGTAGAAGGCCAAAAAGTACGCTGA
- the secD gene encoding protein translocase subunit SecD, with the protein MTGIDFHSAGLIAAEVADNATSKVSGWYILLVIFVVFVLPFILGVIIARALKLKEFSRKIGLVLFTAVIAATPFIWQIANGNDWRNAIRLGIDLAGGSNMVFEVDEAGSEKELSNDVMDQMVGAIGRRINPSGTEEVTVRKVGQNRIEVIVPGADTEDVQRIKSLITRLGSLEFDIVANRRDHASIVARALESPGKDIRDGQGRVIASWREVNGDDSYTEDQMVSRPITREDGTQGEEVLVIIEPNENRRVTGKYLVRARQSTDQNGAPAVAFTFNARGGTLFSQLTSKNRPSKDGFHRHLAVLLDGKVQSAPRLITTIGSEGQITGRFTQKEISSLLNVLNAGALEVPLKPEPVSEFSISPLLGSDVQEKGKQAIIIAAIAVIVFMLIYYRFAGVVANICLTLNLLLVMGCMSFIDATFTLPGLAGLVLTIGMAVDANVLIFERIREEKSRGSSLRMAINNGFARAFTTIIDANLTTLIVAVVLYIIGTDQVRGFAVTLFIGIVMSMFTALYVGRLIFDVFERKRWISDLKMMSIVGNTNIDFINKRKIAAFFSVLLILIGMVVVSSRGKENFDIDFTGGTMVTFEFEDKQEIDTIRGLLQKEFGNSLTLEQLQLSNDPGSEGRYFRLRTTLNDADIENEGTKATDSIRTKLDKAFEASAQKLRKVTMDFGEIKKLEGSENSPAGSEVELTFSGDLKTSTVETYLKEAIASIENTDGSEKYERIPEIQLSGVTSDSKEGDTTAESNRFKKMMAQAGPDLLTDDLKTALVAMQEVMATTAILDEVNSFDSSVASEMQESAILAMLISLVAIVAYIWFRFQRITFGLAAVVALIHDVLVVLGLVALGAYLSHTQLGLLMGLNDFKINLPMIAAFLTIVGYSLNDTIVVFDRIREVRGKNPALTTTMVNTSLNQTMSRTLLTSITTLIVVLILYAIGGEGIHGFAYCLVLGVIVGTYSSIFIASPVLVWLMNRPGSATARATQQSERQTSVSNS; encoded by the coding sequence ATGACAGGGATTGATTTCCACTCAGCAGGATTAATTGCTGCGGAAGTAGCCGATAATGCGACATCAAAAGTATCAGGATGGTATATCCTGCTCGTTATTTTTGTCGTGTTTGTTTTACCTTTCATCTTGGGAGTCATAATCGCACGTGCTCTTAAACTGAAGGAATTCTCTCGGAAAATTGGCCTGGTACTATTTACGGCTGTCATTGCTGCTACTCCCTTCATTTGGCAGATTGCTAATGGTAATGATTGGCGTAACGCGATCCGGCTGGGAATCGACCTTGCCGGTGGTTCAAACATGGTTTTCGAAGTCGACGAAGCCGGAAGTGAAAAAGAACTTTCGAATGATGTAATGGATCAAATGGTGGGAGCCATTGGACGTCGTATTAATCCTTCTGGTACGGAAGAAGTGACAGTCCGCAAAGTGGGACAAAACCGGATCGAAGTGATTGTTCCAGGAGCAGACACGGAAGATGTTCAACGGATTAAATCACTCATTACACGTTTGGGAAGTCTCGAATTTGATATCGTGGCGAATCGACGTGATCATGCTTCTATTGTCGCGCGTGCATTAGAGAGTCCCGGAAAAGATATTCGCGATGGCCAGGGACGTGTGATTGCCAGTTGGCGTGAAGTTAATGGCGATGATTCCTACACCGAGGATCAGATGGTATCTCGTCCGATAACGCGAGAAGATGGTACTCAGGGTGAAGAAGTACTAGTCATTATTGAACCAAATGAAAACAGACGTGTCACAGGAAAATATTTGGTACGTGCGCGACAGTCAACAGATCAGAATGGTGCCCCTGCAGTCGCATTTACATTTAATGCGCGAGGAGGAACTCTTTTTAGTCAGCTAACATCCAAAAATCGTCCTAGTAAGGATGGATTCCACCGGCATTTAGCTGTGCTGCTGGATGGTAAAGTCCAGTCTGCACCACGTTTAATTACTACGATTGGTTCTGAAGGTCAAATTACAGGTCGCTTTACACAGAAAGAAATTTCTTCCCTGTTAAATGTTTTAAATGCGGGGGCATTGGAAGTTCCTTTAAAACCAGAACCGGTTTCCGAATTTTCCATTAGTCCTCTTTTGGGAAGTGATGTTCAGGAGAAGGGAAAACAGGCAATTATTATTGCTGCAATTGCCGTTATTGTATTCATGCTGATTTACTATCGGTTTGCCGGTGTCGTAGCCAATATCTGCCTGACTTTGAACTTGTTACTAGTGATGGGCTGTATGTCGTTCATCGACGCGACATTTACACTACCTGGTCTGGCAGGCCTTGTATTAACCATTGGTATGGCCGTCGATGCCAACGTATTGATTTTTGAACGAATCCGCGAAGAGAAATCTCGAGGATCAAGTTTAAGAATGGCAATTAATAATGGTTTCGCGCGAGCTTTCACTACGATTATCGATGCCAACCTGACCACGCTGATTGTAGCAGTCGTGTTATATATTATTGGTACAGATCAGGTACGAGGATTCGCTGTCACGCTCTTTATCGGGATTGTGATGAGTATGTTTACTGCTCTCTATGTCGGTCGTCTCATTTTTGATGTTTTTGAGCGAAAGCGATGGATTAGCGATCTGAAGATGATGAGTATAGTCGGAAATACAAATATTGATTTTATCAACAAAAGAAAGATTGCAGCTTTTTTCTCAGTGCTGCTGATCTTGATTGGAATGGTCGTTGTCTCCTCGCGAGGTAAAGAAAATTTTGATATTGATTTTACCGGCGGGACAATGGTGACATTCGAATTTGAAGATAAACAGGAAATTGACACCATTCGAGGATTACTACAAAAAGAGTTTGGGAATAGTCTCACACTCGAACAACTGCAACTATCAAACGATCCAGGTTCTGAAGGACGATATTTCCGTTTACGAACCACGTTAAATGATGCTGATATTGAAAATGAAGGTACCAAAGCAACGGACTCAATTAGAACAAAGCTAGATAAAGCATTTGAAGCTTCTGCTCAAAAGTTACGAAAAGTGACGATGGATTTCGGAGAAATCAAGAAGCTGGAAGGTAGTGAGAATTCTCCAGCGGGTTCAGAAGTTGAACTTACTTTTAGTGGTGATTTGAAAACGTCAACTGTCGAAACGTATCTGAAAGAAGCCATTGCATCCATCGAGAATACCGATGGTTCGGAAAAGTATGAGCGAATTCCTGAGATTCAATTGAGTGGGGTCACTTCCGATTCAAAAGAAGGTGATACAACAGCCGAATCAAATCGTTTTAAAAAGATGATGGCTCAAGCCGGTCCCGATTTGCTGACTGATGATTTAAAAACAGCTTTAGTTGCAATGCAAGAAGTAATGGCAACCACAGCGATTCTGGACGAAGTCAATAGTTTTGACAGTTCTGTGGCGAGTGAGATGCAGGAGTCTGCAATCCTGGCTATGTTGATCAGTTTGGTCGCGATTGTGGCCTATATCTGGTTTCGATTCCAACGAATTACATTTGGTCTCGCGGCAGTTGTTGCTTTAATTCATGATGTGCTTGTCGTTTTAGGATTGGTGGCGTTGGGAGCTTATTTGAGCCATACTCAATTAGGACTTCTAATGGGTTTGAATGATTTTAAAATTAACCTGCCTATGATTGCAGCGTTTCTGACAATTGTTGGTTATTCATTAAATGACACCATTGTGGTTTTCGACCGTATTCGAGAAGTACGCGGCAAGAACCCTGCTCTGACCACTACGATGGTAAATACCAGTTTAAATCAGACAATGTCACGAACTTTGCTTACATCAATCACAACCTTAATCGTAGTCTTGATTCTATACGCCATAGGTGGTGAAGGAATTCATGGCTTTGCTTACTGTCTTGTCTTGGGTGTGATTGTTGGTACTTACAGCTCTATTTTCATCGCCAGCCCTGTATTAGTCTGGCTGATGAATCGTCCTGGAAGTGCAACTGCACGTGCAACTCAGCAAAGTGAACGGCAAACAAGCGTTAGTAACAGCTGA
- the yajC gene encoding preprotein translocase subunit YajC, which translates to MNLLLTTLYLLAEEAPAKDAPAPPQIIQFLPIIAIVIFFYLIMFRPQQKERARREKALGELKKNDRVVTIGGIIGTIASIAENEQEVVIKIDDNSRLKVRRSAIQGLYEEDKKDSK; encoded by the coding sequence ATGAATTTATTACTTACAACGTTATATTTATTGGCCGAAGAAGCACCTGCCAAAGATGCCCCTGCTCCTCCCCAAATCATTCAGTTTTTACCCATCATTGCCATTGTGATCTTCTTTTACTTGATCATGTTTCGTCCGCAGCAAAAAGAACGAGCTCGTCGCGAGAAGGCATTAGGCGAATTGAAGAAAAATGATCGTGTCGTGACCATTGGGGGAATCATTGGTACGATTGCCAGCATTGCTGAAAACGAACAGGAAGTGGTAATAAAAATAGATGATAATTCGCGCCTGAAAGTCCGTCGAAGTGCAATTCAAGGACTTTATGAAGAAGATAAAAAAGATTCAAAATAG
- the tgt gene encoding tRNA guanosine(34) transglycosylase Tgt, giving the protein MSHFHFELIHSDSKTSARVGRWHTPHGIVDTPAFMPVGTLASVKGLLPEQLKQVGTQQVLANTYHLALRPGAEIVEEMGGLHEFMNWDGPILTDSGGFQVFSLAQLTKMDDDQVVFRSHIDGSLFELSPEKAVKIQEQLGADCIMCLDECPPHDVPSEKMLEAVDRTTNWAARCRDAQKRDDQALFGIVQGGTDQMMRERSASGLLPLEFPGYAIGGLSVGEKPEDMYSTLDFTTPMLPVEKPRYLMGVGRPSDLIEAIIRGVDIFDCVMPTRNGRNGMAFTSQGRVNLRNQKHARDPSPLDPECDSPGSQNYSRAYLRHLFMSREMLGPILISLHNIAFYQKLLRDLRQAILNDQVEEFRAVHLARWNASF; this is encoded by the coding sequence GTGTCCCATTTTCATTTTGAACTGATTCATAGCGATTCAAAAACTTCAGCACGAGTGGGACGCTGGCATACGCCCCACGGAATTGTGGATACTCCAGCTTTTATGCCTGTCGGGACTTTGGCATCGGTAAAAGGCTTATTGCCAGAGCAACTAAAACAGGTCGGAACCCAGCAGGTATTAGCAAATACTTACCATTTGGCATTACGTCCCGGGGCAGAGATTGTTGAAGAGATGGGAGGGCTTCACGAGTTTATGAACTGGGATGGGCCAATTCTGACGGACAGTGGTGGCTTCCAGGTCTTCAGTCTGGCCCAACTTACAAAAATGGATGATGACCAAGTTGTGTTTCGTTCACATATTGATGGTAGTTTATTTGAATTGTCACCGGAAAAAGCGGTGAAGATACAAGAGCAACTCGGTGCAGATTGTATTATGTGTCTTGATGAATGTCCCCCGCATGATGTTCCTTCTGAAAAAATGTTAGAGGCCGTAGACCGAACCACAAATTGGGCAGCAAGATGCCGAGATGCACAGAAACGTGATGATCAGGCCCTGTTTGGGATTGTGCAAGGAGGAACTGACCAGATGATGCGGGAAAGATCTGCTTCTGGATTGCTTCCTCTGGAATTTCCTGGCTATGCCATTGGAGGCTTGAGTGTAGGAGAGAAACCTGAAGATATGTATTCTACGCTTGATTTTACGACTCCGATGTTGCCCGTCGAAAAACCTCGTTATCTGATGGGGGTGGGACGTCCTTCTGATCTGATTGAGGCAATTATACGTGGTGTCGATATATTTGATTGTGTGATGCCTACTCGAAATGGGCGGAATGGAATGGCATTTACCAGCCAGGGACGCGTCAATTTACGCAATCAAAAACATGCGAGAGATCCGAGCCCTTTGGACCCTGAATGTGACTCACCAGGATCACAGAATTATAGCCGCGCTTATTTGCGGCATTTATTTATGTCACGAGAGATGCTGGGGCCAATTTTGATCTCCCTCCATAATATTGCCTTTTATCAAAAATTGCTGCGAGATTTGCGACAGGCAATACTCAATGATCAAGTTGAGGAGTTTAGGGCGGTTCACCTTGCCCGTTGGAACGCATCTTTCTAA
- a CDS encoding type II secretion system F family protein — protein MFQSRVSLKSLALLCRSLSTMLESGVSITKSFELAAKKMGDRRLQQSIRDIATELKSGMDVTSAMRKQGTYYPELLVNMVSVAEQSGGLPEVLKALAEHYDHLLQMRKNFTRLIAWPVFQFVVAILVIALMILILGLLASGQGGAPIDVLGLGLSGPSGAMIWLTCTFGSIFALFVAYQIMDRLIGGKQYFHSLFLKIPVLGGCMRSFAIARFSWAFALTQQAGMNILDSLDASLKATGNGAFIREIPRVNGAVNDGEHLTDALAETRLFSDEYIHMVNVGETSGTVPETLERLSPRFQEDAQRSLATLAAVLGWLVWALVAAFIIFVVFRIAFWYLGILNDALNNI, from the coding sequence ATGTTTCAGTCACGAGTTTCCTTGAAATCGTTGGCTCTTTTATGTCGATCGCTCAGTACGATGTTGGAATCCGGAGTATCGATCACGAAATCATTTGAATTGGCAGCGAAAAAGATGGGGGACCGTCGTTTGCAGCAGTCAATTCGTGATATCGCTACGGAATTGAAATCGGGTATGGATGTGACTTCGGCAATGCGTAAACAGGGGACATATTATCCCGAATTACTGGTCAATATGGTGAGCGTTGCCGAGCAAAGTGGTGGCCTTCCTGAAGTGTTGAAAGCACTTGCTGAGCATTACGATCATCTGCTCCAAATGCGAAAAAACTTTACAAGGCTCATCGCATGGCCTGTTTTTCAATTTGTCGTTGCAATCCTGGTGATTGCCTTGATGATTCTTATCTTAGGACTTCTTGCTAGTGGACAAGGTGGAGCACCCATTGATGTTTTGGGGTTGGGATTGTCTGGCCCCAGCGGAGCTATGATTTGGTTGACATGTACGTTCGGATCAATTTTTGCGTTGTTTGTAGCATATCAAATCATGGACCGCCTGATCGGAGGCAAACAATATTTTCACAGCTTGTTTCTTAAAATTCCGGTATTGGGGGGATGCATGCGATCATTTGCGATTGCGCGATTTTCCTGGGCTTTTGCACTCACTCAACAAGCTGGCATGAATATTCTTGATTCGCTGGATGCCAGCCTGAAAGCAACCGGAAATGGGGCATTTATTCGCGAAATACCACGCGTCAATGGTGCTGTCAATGATGGAGAGCACCTCACGGATGCATTAGCGGAAACGAGACTATTTTCAGATGAATATATTCATATGGTTAATGTGGGGGAAACATCGGGAACCGTCCCTGAAACTCTGGAGCGATTAAGTCCCCGTTTTCAGGAAGACGCACAGCGGAGTCTGGCAACATTAGCGGCAGTTCTGGGTTGGCTAGTCTGGGCTCTTGTGGCCGCTTTTATCATCTTTGTTGTATTCAGGATCGCTTTTTGGTATTTGGGAATACTCAACGACGCCTTAAACAATATCTGA
- a CDS encoding enoyl-ACP reductase — translation MDFLELAGKRILIFGVANRKSVAYQSGKVLEEAGAEVIYIVRSDTRKESLKNLLKQAPTYVCDVEHQQEIDQLHSEISQKYDTIHGLVHSIAFADYSAGWLPFHQTPRSAFLQAVDISCFSFIALSNAFSKLLDPEQGSVVTVSISTTRMAAENYGYMAPVKAALDSSVCFLSKSFSNFSKVRFNAVCPGLLKTSASAGIPGYVDSYLFAEKATLRKEAVQTKEVADTIAFLMSPRSSGITSQGIVIDAGMGTNYFDKEIVAEDT, via the coding sequence ATGGACTTTTTGGAATTGGCAGGCAAACGTATTCTTATTTTTGGAGTAGCCAACCGAAAAAGCGTTGCATATCAGTCAGGGAAAGTTTTGGAAGAAGCTGGAGCTGAAGTGATCTATATTGTGCGGTCTGATACAAGAAAAGAATCATTAAAGAACTTATTAAAGCAGGCACCGACTTACGTCTGCGATGTTGAACATCAGCAGGAAATCGATCAATTACATTCCGAAATCAGCCAAAAATATGACACCATTCATGGTTTGGTACACTCGATCGCGTTTGCCGACTATTCAGCAGGCTGGCTTCCCTTTCATCAGACGCCCCGAAGTGCTTTTTTACAGGCTGTAGATATTTCCTGCTTTTCTTTCATCGCACTTTCAAATGCATTCAGTAAGCTCCTTGATCCAGAACAGGGGAGCGTCGTTACGGTCTCAATTTCGACGACTCGTATGGCTGCAGAAAATTATGGTTACATGGCTCCGGTCAAAGCAGCTTTAGATTCCTCTGTTTGTTTTCTTTCGAAATCGTTTTCCAATTTTTCGAAAGTTCGCTTTAATGCCGTCTGTCCAGGATTACTCAAAACATCGGCATCAGCAGGAATCCCCGGATATGTCGACAGCTATTTATTTGCAGAAAAGGCAACACTTCGTAAAGAAGCGGTCCAAACAAAAGAAGTAGCCGATACCATTGCATTCTTAATGAGCCCGCGTTCCTCAGGTATTACATCCCAGGGAATTGTCATTGATGCAGGAATGGGTACAAATTATTTTGACAAAGAAATCGTAGCGGAAGATACCTAG